One window from the genome of Maylandia zebra isolate NMK-2024a linkage group LG18, Mzebra_GT3a, whole genome shotgun sequence encodes:
- the LOC101474970 gene encoding uncharacterized protein LOC101474970 isoform X2, giving the protein MCSSEEGEQLELKQEAEGINVWTGEEVDLLWKSGVKLTTVDLPQQHNCKENEDLDDPQVCSQERNPSLNQEDPEQEEMYTNQEGEQLARNQETKGIVVWTGQELGIMWNPEVKLNRIDLPQHDCKDEGGLTDQQVCNQKNNSTLDQEDPSQIKGEQEKLSTTQEGKPLVQKQETGTFSACKESDHSEPGPSSDQLLSHNSTDTDQDEKKDDNSHSIKSAQIVSGLTVQNSKTAHLCSTYGKKFNSKPNLNQHIQIHKGGKPHSCGTCRKRFRFMSDLARHIKTHTGEKQYSCSTCGKRFNLKSSLKSHITIHTGENPYTCSTYGERFRLNTQLKGHMQIHTGEMPYSCSTCGKGFHFKSRLKSHIAIHTGEKPYSCSTCGERFRLNLQLKRHATSHR; this is encoded by the exons ATGTGCAGCAGTGAGGAAGGAGAGCAGCTTGAACTGAAGCAGGAGGCTGAAGGCATTAATGTGTGGACTGGTGAAGAGGTGGATTTGTTGTGGAAATCTGGAGTAAAGCTGACCACAGTAG ACCTCCCACAGCAACATAATTGTAAGGAAAATGAGGATCTAGATGACCCGCAGGTCTGTAGCCAGGAGAGGAACCCCAGTCTCAACCAAGAAGACCCGGAACAGGAGGAAATGTACACCAATCAGGAAGGAGAGCAGCTTGCACGTAACCAGGAAACCAAAGGCATCGTCGTCTGGACTGGGCAGGAACTAGGCATCATGTGGAACCCTGAAGTAAAGTTAAACAGAATAG ATTTACCACAACATGACTGTAAGGATGAGGGAGGGCTCACAGATCAGCAGGTCTGTAACCAGAAGAACAACTCCACTCTGGACCAGGAGGATCCTTCGCAGATTAAAGGGGAACAGGAGAAACTCAGTACCACTCAAGAGGGAAAACCGCTTGTACAAAAGCAGGAGACCGGAACATTTTCTGCCTGTAAAGAAAGTGACCACAGTGAACCAGGACCAAGCAGTGACCAGCTCCTTTCTCACAACTCTACTGACACAGATCAGGACGAAAAAAAGGATGATAATTCACACAGTATAAAGTCAGCGCAAATTGTATCAGGACTGACAGTTCAAAATTCCAAGACAGCACATTTATGTAGCACCTATGGGAAAAAATTTAATTCTAAACCAAACTTGAATCAACATATACAAATTCACAAAGGTGGGAAACCACATTCTTGCGGCACCTGTAGGAAAAGATTTCGTTTTATGTCAGACTTGGCTAGGCACATCAAaactcacacaggtgagaaacaaTATTCTTGTAGCACTTGTGGGAaaagatttaatttaaaatcaaGTTTGAAATCCCACATAacaattcacacaggtgagaaccCATATACCTGTAGCACATATGGGGAAAGATTTCGTCTAAACACACAGTTGAAGGGACATATGcaaattcacacaggtgagatgCCATATTCCTGTAGCACTTGTGGGAAAGgatttcattttaaatcaaGGTTGAAATCCCACATAGcaattcacacaggtgagaagccataTTCCTGTAGCACATGTGGGGAAAGATTTCGTCTAAACCTACAGTTGAAGAGACATGCGacttcacacaggtga